The Nitrosopumilus cobalaminigenes genome contains a region encoding:
- the pyrG gene encoding glutamine hydrolyzing CTP synthase, which produces MQTKFIFVTGGVMSGLGKGVTTSSIAKLLQLADQKVSCIKIDPYLNYDAGTMNPVAHGEVFVTDDGGECDMDIGNYERFLNQNIPKSHNITTAQVYSSVIEAERKGEYLGACVQIIPHITDEIKNRITKIAEDEKLDFLIVECGGTVGDIESLPFLEALRQMRVEEGPQSVIFVHVTLAPSLDVVGEQKTKPTQHSVQELRRIGIQPDFLAVRCTLPLEEKTKKKIAMFTNVTTKDVLSCHDAKSIFEVPQMLYDQGIMDSIFRKFEKVGMVNASSNWDKWNEIAENMVNHENDKVKIAMVGKYVTLTDSYVSVNHALKHAGAKIGKSIDIDWIDSESITDYSTLSNYDGILVPGGFGTRGSEGIIQTANYAREKNIPYLGICFGFQLAAIAFGRNVLNLEDANSTEIKSDTRNPIVDLLPEQKDISDMGGSLRLGANDVIIKENTNAQKIYNSSTISKRHRHRYEINKDYIPEFERNGLIFSADSDGGKRMEMLEIPLHKFYLGVQFHPEFNSRPGFPEEAFLAFVKASSEKS; this is translated from the coding sequence GTGCAGACGAAGTTTATTTTTGTCACAGGTGGTGTGATGTCTGGCCTTGGAAAAGGTGTAACAACTTCCTCGATTGCAAAATTATTACAGTTGGCAGATCAAAAGGTATCCTGTATCAAAATAGATCCTTATCTCAACTATGATGCAGGAACTATGAATCCAGTAGCTCATGGAGAAGTCTTCGTAACAGATGATGGAGGAGAATGTGATATGGATATTGGAAATTATGAAAGATTTCTAAATCAGAACATACCTAAAAGCCACAACATTACAACTGCTCAAGTGTATTCCTCAGTTATCGAAGCTGAAAGAAAAGGAGAATATCTAGGAGCATGTGTCCAAATTATCCCCCACATTACAGATGAAATTAAGAATAGAATTACAAAGATTGCAGAAGATGAAAAATTAGATTTTCTAATTGTGGAATGTGGTGGAACCGTTGGAGATATTGAATCATTGCCATTTTTAGAAGCATTAAGACAAATGAGAGTGGAAGAGGGACCTCAAAGTGTAATATTTGTTCATGTAACCTTGGCCCCATCACTGGATGTAGTTGGAGAACAAAAGACAAAACCAACTCAACATAGCGTTCAAGAATTAAGAAGAATTGGTATTCAACCGGACTTTTTAGCAGTAAGATGTACCTTGCCATTAGAAGAGAAAACAAAAAAGAAAATTGCAATGTTTACAAATGTTACAACTAAAGATGTGCTATCATGCCATGATGCAAAATCAATTTTTGAAGTTCCTCAAATGTTGTATGATCAAGGGATTATGGATTCCATATTTAGAAAGTTTGAAAAAGTAGGAATGGTGAATGCATCATCTAACTGGGACAAATGGAATGAAATTGCTGAAAATATGGTTAATCATGAAAATGATAAAGTCAAGATAGCAATGGTTGGAAAATATGTAACATTAACTGATAGCTATGTGAGTGTAAATCATGCATTAAAACATGCAGGGGCAAAAATTGGAAAATCAATAGACATTGATTGGATAGATTCTGAATCAATTACAGATTATAGTACATTATCAAACTATGATGGAATTTTGGTTCCAGGAGGGTTTGGCACCAGAGGATCAGAAGGCATCATCCAAACTGCAAACTATGCTAGAGAGAAAAACATACCATATCTTGGAATATGTTTTGGATTCCAGCTTGCAGCAATTGCATTTGGAAGAAATGTTTTGAATTTAGAAGATGCAAATTCTACAGAAATAAAATCAGATACAAGGAATCCAATTGTAGACCTATTACCAGAACAAAAAGATATTTCAGATATGGGAGGATCACTAAGACTAGGAGCTAACGACGTAATCATTAAAGAAAATACAAATGCTCAGAAAATTTACAATTCATCCACAATCAGTAAACGTCACAGACATAGATACGAAATAAACAAAGATTACATTCCTGAATTTGAAAGAAATGGACTCATATTTTCTGCAGATAGTGATGGAGGTAAACGAATGGAAATGCTTGAAATTCCATTACATAAATTCTATCTCGGAGTTCAATTTCATCCAGAATTTAACAGTAGACCAGGATTTCCCGAAGAAGCATTTTTAGCTTTTGTAAAAGCATCATCTGAAAAAAGTTGA
- a CDS encoding cupredoxin domain-containing protein, with the protein MKYWILFCFVVRTLFYILPLIITLIASSGGVAFAESFEIVMPSGASDPGAPFFWKEKSTGVTTGEITIFPNDSVIWKNADTAFHTITSVTQSGEVDGLFDSGFINAGDSYEMQFSELGDFYYFCSLHPWMSGIVHVVKNPGSVQSIDNVGSGYSEDGLGFEVKYILDTNLQKAVHVNPDDRSLTFRVSGDTENEQITFVLPFELIENPNAVWIDGVKTPFEMLSTSSGSQLIIPMPPHSQEIKIMGTKVIPEFGFLALSILSIGLISTLFLARSKLSIF; encoded by the coding sequence TTGAAATACTGGATATTGTTTTGTTTTGTTGTGAGAACTTTATTCTATATTCTTCCATTGATAATTACATTAATTGCAAGTTCTGGCGGGGTGGCTTTTGCTGAATCCTTTGAAATAGTCATGCCTTCTGGAGCCTCTGATCCTGGAGCTCCGTTCTTTTGGAAAGAGAAATCTACTGGCGTCACTACCGGTGAAATTACTATATTCCCTAATGATTCGGTAATTTGGAAAAATGCTGATACTGCATTTCACACCATTACATCTGTTACACAATCAGGAGAAGTTGATGGTCTTTTTGATAGTGGTTTCATAAATGCTGGCGATTCATATGAAATGCAATTTTCTGAATTAGGTGATTTCTATTATTTTTGTAGTCTTCATCCTTGGATGAGCGGAATTGTCCATGTAGTAAAAAATCCTGGCAGTGTCCAGTCTATTGATAATGTCGGTTCAGGATATAGTGAAGATGGTTTAGGTTTTGAAGTAAAATACATCCTTGACACAAATTTGCAAAAAGCAGTTCATGTAAATCCTGATGACAGAAGTTTGACCTTTAGGGTATCTGGTGATACTGAAAATGAACAAATTACTTTTGTTCTACCTTTTGAATTAATCGAAAATCCTAATGCTGTGTGGATTGATGGGGTAAAAACTCCATTTGAAATGTTGTCCACTTCTTCTGGAAGCCAATTGATTATTCCTATGCCTCCACATTCTCAAGAAATTAAAATTATGGGAACAAAGGTAATTCCTGAATTTGGATTTTTGGCATTGAGTATTTTGAGTATCGGTCTTATCTCTACACTATTTTTAGCCCGCTCAAAACTGTCTATTTTCTAA
- the trpA gene encoding tryptophan synthase subunit alpha encodes MTRIKEKFAELEAKNQKALISYIMAGFPNEKATLSTVRGLVKGGVDIIELGFPFSDPLADGPVIQNASTISLEKGTKIAKFFTLVKKIRKETDIPLILMTYTNILYHQGYAKFISEAKKAGIDGFILPDMSVEESKEYLQSAKNKADTIFLISPNTSKIRIQKIAKASSGFLYLVAVFGTTGVKSGIKKYTLDAIKQVKKQTKGKIPIGIGFGVSTPDDVKKYIKAGADAVIVGSAYLKLIEKTPQNQLESKIASFTKSLKKQTIL; translated from the coding sequence ATGACAAGAATTAAAGAAAAATTTGCAGAGTTGGAGGCCAAAAACCAAAAAGCCTTAATCTCATATATCATGGCAGGGTTTCCAAATGAAAAAGCCACATTATCCACAGTTAGAGGTCTTGTAAAAGGAGGAGTAGACATTATTGAATTAGGTTTTCCATTTTCAGACCCGCTTGCCGATGGTCCTGTAATTCAGAATGCAAGTACCATATCTCTAGAAAAGGGAACCAAGATTGCAAAGTTTTTCACACTTGTAAAAAAGATCAGAAAAGAAACAGACATTCCATTAATCCTAATGACATACACCAACATACTATACCATCAAGGATACGCAAAATTCATTTCAGAGGCTAAAAAAGCAGGTATTGACGGATTCATCCTTCCAGACATGTCAGTTGAGGAATCAAAAGAATATCTCCAATCAGCAAAAAACAAAGCAGACACAATATTTCTAATTTCTCCAAATACCAGTAAAATAAGAATTCAAAAAATTGCAAAGGCATCATCAGGCTTTTTGTATCTTGTTGCAGTATTTGGAACAACTGGAGTAAAATCAGGAATTAAAAAATACACATTAGATGCAATCAAGCAAGTTAAAAAACAAACCAAAGGAAAAATTCCAATAGGAATAGGATTTGGCGTCTCAACACCGGATGATGTAAAAAAATACATCAAAGCAGGGGCAGATGCAGTAATTGTTGGGAGTGCATATTTGAAACTGATCGAAAAAACACCTCAAAATCAACTTGAATCAAAGATTGCATCATTTACAAAAAGTCTGAAAAAACAAACTATTCTGTAA